One Chloroflexota bacterium genomic window carries:
- a CDS encoding glycosyltransferase family 39 protein, which yields MKKSLLLATLLLATFLRFYRLDAQSFWNDEGNSARLAERSVDLILAGAAGDIHPPGYYLLLAAWRAALGQSEFALRGLSAFAGIILVAIIYRLGKQYFDEPAALASAFFAAIHPALIYYSQEARMYELAAMWGAAAFLVIDSWRLENWRLEIRDWTLRVKIRRGLAFAFILAAGLYTHYSFAFIIIALNLLFLIRIAQLAITNNQLLITNLQSLISNLFLPQLLALLLFAPWLPTALRQLTTWPSAREYLPINEAAIGVMRWLTLGPTADEGSVFAIACASGLLPLALWRRGHRLPSWLWLLVPTSLTLGLGLFSPSFAKFLIVAVPALCLLMGHAMGIISAPLPAYPFKSRFPISGAHTIRILPSVLGLVVALSAAGTLGNLYYDSAYARADYRGIARYINSIAKPGDAILLNAPNQWEVFTYYHPDTSNVFPVARTRPLDVSAQVAELENIAATHDRLFVIYWGDAQSDPGRVIETWLNEHTFKAYDQWYGDVRLAAYAVPRTASTLQTRTDALFNNQIALEGYSLNANTFSPGDILQLTLFWRAQSQIVTRYKVFAHLIGDPASPPVAQHDGEPGGGLALTTTWGVGQTVADNHGIYLPLDLPPGDYTLVAGLYGVDDGARLQIQTGADNVYLTTITIR from the coding sequence TTGAAAAAGAGTCTTCTTCTCGCCACGCTCCTCCTCGCGACATTTCTTCGCTTCTATCGCCTCGACGCCCAATCGTTCTGGAACGACGAGGGCAACAGTGCGCGGCTGGCCGAGCGGAGCGTTGACTTGATCCTCGCCGGGGCGGCGGGCGACATTCACCCGCCGGGCTACTATTTGCTCCTCGCCGCGTGGCGGGCCGCATTGGGCCAAAGTGAATTTGCCCTGCGCGGCCTCTCGGCCTTCGCCGGAATCATTCTAGTTGCCATCATCTATCGCCTCGGCAAACAATACTTCGACGAACCTGCCGCTCTGGCCTCAGCCTTCTTCGCCGCCATCCACCCGGCGCTGATCTACTACAGCCAGGAAGCGCGGATGTATGAGTTGGCGGCGATGTGGGGGGCGGCGGCGTTTTTGGTTATTGATAGTTGGAGGTTGGAGAATTGGAGATTAGAGATTAGAGATTGGACGCTTCGCGTAAAGATTCGGCGCGGGTTGGCGTTTGCGTTCATCCTCGCCGCTGGCCTTTATACGCATTATTCTTTCGCTTTCATTATCATCGCGCTCAACCTGCTTTTCCTCATTCGAATTGCCCAACTTGCAATAACCAATAACCAACTCCTAATAACTAATCTCCAATCCCTAATCTCTAATCTCTTCCTCCCCCAACTCCTCGCCCTCCTCCTCTTCGCCCCCTGGCTTCCTACTGCTTTGCGGCAGTTGACGACATGGCCCTCAGCCAGAGAGTATCTCCCGATAAACGAAGCTGCCATTGGTGTGATGCGCTGGCTTACGCTCGGCCCAACAGCTGATGAGGGCTCCGTGTTTGCAATTGCCTGTGCAAGCGGATTGTTACCACTGGCTCTTTGGAGACGCGGACACAGATTGCCATCTTGGCTCTGGCTTCTCGTACCTACCAGTCTTACATTGGGCTTGGGTCTATTCTCACCCTCCTTCGCCAAATTCCTAATTGTTGCTGTGCCCGCTCTGTGTTTACTAATGGGCCATGCAATGGGCATAATCTCAGCGCCGCTACCCGCCTATCCATTCAAATCTCGTTTTCCTATTTCTGGAGCGCATACCATAAGAATCTTGCCATCAGTTCTGGGTTTGGTGGTTGCGTTGTCAGCGGCAGGTACTCTTGGCAATTTATACTATGACTCCGCCTACGCCCGCGCCGACTATCGCGGCATCGCTCGCTACATCAATTCAATTGCCAAACCCGGCGATGCCATCCTGCTCAACGCGCCCAACCAATGGGAAGTGTTCACCTACTACCATCCCGACACGTCAAACGTTTTTCCGGTCGCCCGAACCCGCCCGCTCGACGTGTCCGCCCAAGTTGCCGAGCTTGAAAACATCGCGGCCACACACGACCGTCTATTTGTGATCTACTGGGGCGACGCCCAGTCCGATCCGGGGCGGGTGATTGAGACGTGGCTGAACGAACACACCTTCAAGGCTTACGACCAGTGGTACGGCGACGTGCGGTTGGCGGCCTACGCCGTGCCGCGAACGGCCAGCACTCTGCAAACAAGGACGGATGCTCTTTTCAACAATCAAATCGCCCTCGAAGGTTACTCGCTCAACGCCAACACTTTTTCTCCCGGCGACATTCTTCAACTAACGCTTTTCTGGCGCGCCCAATCTCAAATTGTCACTCGCTACAAAGTCTTCGCCCACCTCATCGGCGACCCGGCCTCCCCGCCCGTCGCCCAGCACGACGGTGAACCCGGCGGCGGGCTGGCCCTCACCACCACCTGGGGAGTCGGCCAAACCGTCGCCGACAATCACGGCATCTACCTTCCGCTCGATCTGCCGCCCGGCGACTACACTCTCGTCGCTGGCCTGTACGGCGTAGACGACGGCGCGCGCCTGCAAATTCAAACCGGCGCCGACAACGTATATCTAACGACGATCACCATCCGATGA